The following are encoded in a window of Methylicorpusculum oleiharenae genomic DNA:
- a CDS encoding DUF2254 domain-containing protein translates to MWDHLSFVIKHFRERLWIKPLIVCVLSISAVFLANLMDMTEIRHFVPKISKESTETLLKIMASNMLMMATFAVASMVAAYASASRSATPRSFPLIIADGVSQNALSAFIGAFIYSVVALVALMNGLYGGRGSQFILFSLTIVVFAIIIITFIRWVDIIARLGRLEHTIDKVEATAAQAIRKRQSAPRLGGVAAFSPPNGSRAVFGKAIGYVESVDTAALQARAVVSQLRIVVAALPGTFCTPNRPVAWVIREASGSVSDEDAEAIAATFLIGNSRVFDQDPRFGLLVLSEIASRALSPAVNDPGTAICVTGTLVRLFVLWTECGKAEDVSKVQFDRVAVPELSVADMFDDAFTGMARDGAGTVEVVVRLLKALESLAATEDAAMHYNALRHARLALVRAENALKIPEDLTAVREVAKFACDGKG, encoded by the coding sequence ATGTGGGATCACCTGAGTTTCGTTATCAAGCATTTCCGTGAGCGGTTATGGATCAAGCCACTCATCGTATGTGTGCTGTCCATTAGTGCGGTTTTTCTTGCTAATCTCATGGACATGACCGAAATCCGCCATTTCGTGCCGAAGATTTCGAAGGAATCGACCGAAACTTTGCTCAAGATCATGGCGTCGAACATGTTGATGATGGCTACGTTCGCGGTGGCCTCTATGGTGGCCGCTTATGCGTCGGCAAGCAGGTCCGCAACGCCCCGCTCTTTTCCGCTGATCATTGCAGATGGCGTTTCACAGAATGCGCTCTCGGCGTTCATCGGCGCGTTTATATACAGCGTGGTCGCGCTCGTTGCGCTGATGAACGGGCTTTACGGTGGAAGGGGTAGTCAGTTCATTCTGTTCTCACTGACAATAGTTGTGTTCGCAATCATCATTATCACCTTCATCCGGTGGGTCGATATCATCGCCCGCCTTGGCCGGCTGGAACATACGATTGACAAGGTGGAAGCGACAGCCGCGCAGGCTATTCGGAAGCGACAATCGGCGCCTCGCCTTGGGGGCGTTGCGGCGTTCAGTCCCCCAAATGGGAGTCGGGCGGTCTTCGGAAAAGCCATCGGTTACGTAGAAAGTGTTGACACCGCCGCGTTACAAGCGCGGGCGGTGGTGTCGCAACTGAGAATTGTTGTGGCGGCGTTGCCTGGCACCTTTTGCACGCCAAACCGCCCTGTTGCGTGGGTGATCCGGGAGGCGTCAGGCAGTGTGTCCGACGAGGACGCCGAAGCAATCGCTGCCACGTTCTTGATTGGCAACTCTAGGGTCTTTGATCAGGATCCGCGGTTCGGACTGCTGGTCCTTTCGGAGATCGCCAGTCGCGCGCTTTCACCTGCAGTCAATGATCCGGGGACCGCCATCTGCGTCACGGGCACACTTGTCCGCCTGTTCGTATTGTGGACCGAGTGTGGCAAGGCGGAGGACGTTTCCAAGGTGCAGTTCGACCGCGTTGCGGTGCCGGAATTGTCCGTAGCAGACATGTTCGACGACGCTTTTACCGGGATGGCCAGGGACGGGGCTGGCACTGTAGAAGTGGTTGTGCGGCTGCTCAAGGCCCTCGAATCGCTTGCCGCGACCGAGGACGCTGCGATGCACTACAACGCGCTACGGCACGCCCGTCTCGCGCTGGTTCGCGCCGAGAATGCACTGAAGATTCCCGAAGATCTCACAGCCGTACGAGAGGTAGCCAAGTTTGCGTGTGACGGGAAAGGCTGA
- a CDS encoding MerR family transcriptional regulator yields the protein MLEPSNNNELPPIPAKRYFTIGEVSELCGVKPHVLRYWEQEFTELAPVKRRGNRRYYQRHDVLMIRQIRGLLYEQGYTIGGARAHLSSDNVKEDTTRSKQLIHQMIGELEDILELLK from the coding sequence ATGCTGGAACCGAGTAATAATAACGAATTGCCGCCGATACCGGCAAAACGATACTTCACTATCGGTGAAGTCAGTGAATTATGTGGGGTAAAACCTCATGTGCTGCGTTACTGGGAACAAGAATTCACCGAGCTGGCTCCGGTTAAAAGAAGAGGTAACCGGCGCTATTACCAGCGGCACGATGTGTTGATGATTCGTCAGATCCGGGGTTTGCTCTATGAGCAGGGCTATACCATAGGCGGAGCTCGTGCGCATTTGTCCAGTGATAATGTCAAAGAAGATACAACCCGTTCCAAACAGCTGATTCACCAAATGATTGGCGAATTAGAAGATATTTTGGAATTGCTTAAATAG
- the pheT gene encoding phenylalanine--tRNA ligase subunit beta has product MKLSEAWLRERVNPAISTDELVAQLTMAGLEVDSVEPAAAVFSGVVVGEVVAMEQHPDADRLRVCTVNTGEQEPLQIVCGAANVRVGLKIPAALVGAVLPGDFKIKKSKLRGVESFGMLCSEKELGLAEEASGLMELAAGAPVGVDIRDYLTLNDNLIEVDLTPNRADCLSVEGIAREVSVLNQMDLSALPVVKAPITHSDELPVSVAAEEACPRYLGRLIKAVDAKAETPLWMQERLRRSGLRSLGPLVDVTNYVLLEIGQPLHAFDQAKLSGGIHVRWAHKDETLELLNNQSVQLDTDALVIADEQRALALAGIMGGSSSAVNDETQDVFLECAFFTPDKMMGKARKYGLHTDSSHRFERGVDPFLQERAIERATQLILEIAGGSAGPIAERVSTAHLPQRRPVTLRRQKLESILAVALDDAEIIKIFTGLGMTVESCDEGWQVTPPGFRFDISIEADLIEELARVYGYNRLPQTSLLMRSELSKAPETVVELDTVKDALVARDYQEVITYSFVDEQLQQAITPGEAVVRLQNPLSSELAVMRSSLWCGLIQAALYNINRQQGRIRLFESGLRFLQKQDELVQQKMLAGLVLGEAYSEQWSERRRKADFFDMKADVEGLFALTGNEVSFVKSNHPALHPGQTAEIKTTDGEHIGWLGMLHPKLEDEWGIGTQVFLFELDQTLLLKKKIPAFSPLSKFPSVRRDLALLVNESCAVANIVGHIKDCSEAAIQDVFVFDIYQGQGIEPGYKSVALGLILQDFSQTLTEPEIDAIVSRVLEKLTTEISAKLRD; this is encoded by the coding sequence ATGAAATTAAGCGAAGCGTGGTTGAGAGAGCGGGTAAATCCGGCGATAAGCACGGATGAATTAGTTGCACAGTTAACAATGGCCGGTCTTGAAGTGGATTCGGTTGAACCGGCGGCCGCAGTATTTAGCGGCGTCGTGGTCGGAGAAGTCGTTGCTATGGAACAGCACCCCGACGCAGACCGTTTAAGAGTGTGTACGGTTAACACCGGTGAGCAGGAGCCGCTGCAAATCGTATGCGGTGCTGCCAACGTACGGGTTGGGCTAAAAATTCCCGCCGCATTGGTGGGCGCTGTCTTGCCGGGCGACTTTAAAATTAAGAAATCAAAGCTGCGCGGTGTTGAATCGTTTGGCATGTTATGTTCCGAAAAAGAACTGGGTCTTGCTGAAGAGGCCAGCGGCTTAATGGAATTGGCGGCCGGAGCCCCTGTCGGAGTTGACATAAGAGATTATCTGACGCTCAACGACAACTTGATAGAAGTCGATTTGACGCCTAATAGAGCCGATTGCCTGAGTGTAGAAGGTATCGCCAGGGAAGTTTCGGTGCTGAATCAGATGGATTTGTCTGCGTTGCCGGTAGTTAAAGCGCCAATCACTCATTCGGACGAATTGCCTGTTTCTGTTGCTGCAGAAGAAGCCTGCCCGCGTTATCTGGGGCGATTAATTAAAGCCGTTGATGCAAAAGCTGAAACGCCCTTATGGATGCAAGAGCGTCTGCGCCGTTCAGGCTTGCGCAGCCTGGGACCTTTAGTCGATGTCACAAATTATGTGTTATTGGAAATCGGTCAACCTTTGCATGCGTTTGATCAGGCTAAATTGTCCGGCGGAATTCACGTTCGCTGGGCCCATAAAGATGAAACGCTGGAATTGTTGAACAACCAGTCGGTTCAATTGGATACGGATGCTTTGGTGATTGCCGACGAGCAGCGCGCTTTGGCGCTGGCCGGCATCATGGGTGGCAGCAGTTCGGCAGTTAACGATGAAACTCAAGATGTGTTTCTGGAATGCGCCTTTTTTACGCCTGACAAGATGATGGGTAAGGCGCGTAAATACGGTTTACATACCGATTCGTCCCATCGTTTTGAACGCGGTGTTGATCCTTTTCTACAAGAACGTGCAATTGAAAGAGCAACCCAACTGATTCTGGAAATAGCGGGAGGATCGGCCGGCCCTATTGCCGAGCGAGTTTCAACAGCGCATTTACCACAACGTCGACCGGTCACGTTACGCAGACAAAAGCTGGAAAGCATTCTGGCGGTAGCGCTGGACGATGCCGAGATCATCAAAATCTTTACTGGTCTGGGCATGACGGTCGAATCCTGTGATGAAGGCTGGCAGGTTACACCGCCCGGTTTCCGTTTTGATATTTCGATAGAAGCTGATTTGATAGAAGAACTGGCGCGTGTCTATGGTTACAATCGTTTGCCACAGACCAGTCTGCTGATGCGCTCGGAATTAAGCAAAGCACCCGAAACAGTTGTCGAGCTTGACACCGTAAAGGACGCCTTGGTCGCAAGAGATTATCAAGAAGTCATCACCTATAGTTTTGTTGATGAACAGCTGCAACAGGCAATTACCCCCGGTGAGGCGGTAGTCAGATTACAAAACCCCTTGTCATCGGAACTCGCTGTCATGCGCAGTTCATTATGGTGTGGACTCATACAGGCGGCTTTGTATAATATCAATCGTCAACAAGGCCGGATCAGATTGTTTGAAAGCGGCTTACGTTTTTTACAAAAACAAGACGAACTGGTTCAGCAGAAAATGCTGGCAGGTCTGGTGCTAGGCGAGGCTTATTCTGAACAATGGAGTGAGAGGCGCCGGAAAGCTGATTTTTTTGATATGAAAGCCGATGTTGAAGGTTTGTTCGCTTTAACCGGAAATGAAGTGAGCTTTGTCAAAAGTAATCACCCGGCTTTACATCCTGGTCAGACCGCTGAAATTAAGACTACCGATGGCGAGCATATCGGCTGGTTGGGTATGTTGCATCCAAAGTTGGAAGACGAGTGGGGCATAGGCACGCAAGTCTTTCTGTTTGAGCTCGATCAAACTTTGCTGTTGAAGAAAAAGATCCCGGCCTTTAGTCCTTTGTCCAAATTTCCATCAGTACGGAGAGATCTGGCTTTGCTGGTTAATGAAAGCTGTGCCGTTGCGAACATTGTCGGGCATATCAAAGATTGCTCCGAAGCGGCAATACAGGATGTCTTCGTCTTTGATATTTATCAGGGGCAAGGGATAGAGCCAGGCTATAAAAGTGTCGCTTTAGGTTTGATTTTACAGGATTTTTCACAAACGCTAACAGAACCGGAAATTGATGCTATAGTTAGCCGGGTGTTAGAAAAACTGACTACTGAGATTAGCGCAAAGTTGAGGGATTGA
- the infC gene encoding translation initiation factor IF-3, with protein sequence MSAKKDETRLNDAITTRRVRVIGPEGEALGIINIEEAKQLAYSKDLDLVEISPNADPPVCKVMDYGKFQFELNKKQQAAKKKQKQIQVKEIKFRPGTEEGDYQVKMRSLVKFLEEGNKTKITLRFRGREMAHKEIGMDLLKRIEKDLEEIALVEQFPKLEGRQMVMVMGPKKKK encoded by the coding sequence ATTTCTGCTAAAAAAGATGAAACACGACTGAATGATGCGATCACTACGAGAAGAGTGAGAGTCATAGGTCCAGAAGGGGAGGCCCTTGGAATAATCAATATTGAGGAAGCCAAGCAGCTCGCTTACAGTAAAGATCTTGATCTCGTTGAAATATCGCCCAATGCCGATCCTCCTGTCTGTAAAGTCATGGATTACGGTAAATTCCAGTTTGAACTCAATAAAAAACAACAAGCTGCCAAGAAAAAACAAAAACAGATCCAGGTTAAAGAAATAAAATTCAGACCGGGTACTGAAGAAGGCGACTACCAGGTTAAAATGAGAAGCCTGGTCAAGTTTCTCGAAGAGGGTAACAAAACAAAAATTACCCTGAGATTTCGTGGTCGTGAAATGGCACATAAAGAAATCGGCATGGATTTGCTGAAACGGATTGAAAAGGATTTGGAAGAAATCGCACTGGTCGAGCAATTTCCTAAATTGGAAGGCCGCCAGATGGTTATGGTCATGGGACCAAAAAAGAAAAAATAA
- the thrS gene encoding threonine--tRNA ligase, translated as MPVISLPDGSQRIFEQPVTVLEVAQSIGSGLANATLAAKVNGNLVDASTLLETDAALQIITSKDAEGIEVIRHSTAHLMAQAVKQLYPDAQVTIGPVIENGFYYDFAYHRPFTPDDLAAIEEKMQQIAAADLPVNRTVVSRDEAVHFFKNLGEAYKAEIIASIPANEDLSLYAQGEFTDLCRGPHVPSTGKLKAFKLMKIAGAYWRGNSENEMLQRIYGTAWGDVKSLKDYLHRLEEAEKRDHRKLAKTLDLFHSQEEAPGMVFWHEKGWAIYQQVEQYIRNKLNVNGYGEVKTPQVVDRSLWEKSGHWDKFGDMIFTTHSERRDYAIKPMNCPCHVQIFNQGMKSYRDLPIRMAEFGSCHRNEPSGTLHGLMRVRSFVQDDAHIFCTEDQIQQEVSTFIDLLFEVYKDFGFDDVLIKLSTRPENRVGDDAVWDKAELALEIALNNKGLNWELQPGEGAFYGPKIEFSLKDCIGRVWQCGTIQVDFSMPGRLGASYIAEDGSKQTPVMLHRAILGSLERFIGILIEQHAGTFPVWLAPVQVVVLTIADRHTDYATQLMRTLEKHGVRIRIDLRNEKIGFKIREHSMQRVPFLLIIGDKELENSSITVRTQKGEDLGSHTIDQFIMRLNQTVEDKK; from the coding sequence ATGCCGGTCATTAGTCTCCCAGATGGATCTCAGCGAATTTTCGAACAGCCAGTGACTGTGCTCGAAGTTGCTCAATCGATTGGTTCGGGTTTGGCTAATGCAACGCTTGCAGCAAAAGTAAACGGTAACCTGGTCGATGCTTCGACTTTGCTGGAAACTGACGCCGCTTTACAGATTATTACCTCTAAAGACGCAGAAGGCATCGAAGTCATAAGACATTCGACGGCTCATTTAATGGCTCAGGCGGTTAAGCAGCTCTATCCGGATGCGCAAGTCACTATAGGCCCTGTTATAGAAAACGGCTTCTATTATGACTTTGCCTATCATCGGCCCTTCACGCCGGATGACCTCGCCGCTATCGAAGAAAAGATGCAGCAAATTGCGGCTGCAGACTTGCCGGTCAATAGAACTGTCGTTTCCAGAGACGAAGCGGTCCATTTTTTCAAGAATTTGGGCGAAGCCTATAAAGCCGAGATCATTGCCTCGATACCTGCAAATGAAGATTTGTCGTTGTATGCGCAAGGTGAATTCACCGATTTATGCCGTGGACCTCATGTTCCCAGTACCGGCAAGTTAAAAGCGTTCAAGCTGATGAAGATAGCCGGAGCCTACTGGCGCGGCAATTCTGAAAATGAAATGTTGCAGAGGATTTATGGTACTGCATGGGGTGATGTCAAATCATTGAAAGATTATTTGCATCGTCTGGAAGAAGCAGAGAAGCGGGATCACCGTAAACTAGCCAAAACGTTAGACCTTTTTCATTCTCAGGAAGAAGCGCCTGGGATGGTGTTTTGGCATGAAAAAGGCTGGGCCATTTATCAGCAGGTTGAACAATACATTCGCAACAAATTAAACGTCAACGGCTACGGGGAGGTTAAAACACCCCAGGTTGTCGATAGATCGTTATGGGAAAAATCAGGGCACTGGGATAAGTTCGGTGACATGATTTTTACCACCCATTCCGAGCGCCGCGATTACGCCATCAAGCCGATGAATTGTCCCTGCCATGTGCAGATTTTTAATCAGGGCATGAAAAGTTACCGTGACCTGCCGATTAGAATGGCGGAATTCGGCTCTTGTCATCGAAATGAGCCTTCCGGCACCTTGCACGGACTGATGCGAGTCAGAAGTTTTGTGCAAGATGATGCGCATATATTTTGTACCGAAGACCAGATACAGCAGGAAGTCTCCACTTTTATCGATCTGCTATTTGAGGTATATAAGGATTTTGGCTTTGACGATGTGCTGATCAAGCTTTCAACCCGGCCGGAAAATCGTGTGGGCGATGATGCTGTATGGGACAAAGCGGAGCTTGCGCTTGAAATAGCGCTAAACAATAAAGGCTTGAATTGGGAATTGCAGCCCGGAGAAGGTGCCTTTTATGGTCCAAAAATTGAATTTTCGCTAAAAGATTGCATAGGTCGTGTCTGGCAGTGTGGTACTATTCAGGTCGACTTCTCGATGCCCGGACGATTAGGTGCCAGTTATATAGCCGAGGATGGTTCCAAACAAACCCCTGTGATGCTTCACCGGGCTATACTGGGATCATTGGAGCGTTTCATTGGTATTTTGATCGAACAGCATGCGGGTACGTTTCCGGTTTGGCTGGCTCCAGTGCAGGTAGTGGTGTTAACTATCGCCGACAGACACACTGACTATGCAACTCAACTGATGAGAACCCTTGAAAAACACGGTGTTAGAATCAGAATTGACTTGAGAAATGAAAAAATTGGTTTTAAAATTCGCGAGCATTCGATGCAGCGAGTTCCTTTTTTGCTAATTATCGGCGACAAAGAGCTTGAAAACAGTTCAATCACTGTGCGGACGCAAAAAGGTGAGGATTTGGGTAGTCATACAATCGATCAATTCATCATGCGGCTGAATCAAACGGTTGAAGACAAAAAATAA
- the ihfA gene encoding integration host factor subunit alpha → MALTKADFAERLFEELGLNKREAKEIVELFFEEIKGSLENGEQVKISGFGKFELRDKSSRPGRNPKTGEEIPITARRVVTFRSGQKLKARVEAYAGTE, encoded by the coding sequence ATGGCATTAACGAAAGCTGATTTTGCGGAAAGATTGTTTGAAGAACTGGGTTTAAACAAACGTGAAGCAAAAGAGATAGTTGAACTCTTTTTTGAAGAAATCAAAGGCTCTCTTGAAAACGGAGAACAAGTCAAAATTTCCGGATTCGGAAAATTCGAGTTAAGAGATAAAAGTAGTCGGCCGGGAAGAAATCCCAAAACGGGAGAAGAAATTCCCATTACTGCCCGTCGTGTTGTGACGTTCAGATCAGGACAGAAACTCAAGGCACGGGTAGAAGCATATGCTGGAACCGAGTAA
- the pheS gene encoding phenylalanine--tRNA ligase subunit alpha has translation MSATLQDILAQALNELANAQDLNSLDQVRVHYLGKKGLFTSQMKELGRLDPDQRREAGQVINDAKNKFQDSLDSRKFELQNAALEQRLASESIDVTLPGRGLHVGGLHPVTVTLRRISRIFSSVGFKVVEGPEIEDDYHNFGALNIPDHHPARAMHDTFYFDAHTVLRTHTSPVQIRAMEAEKPPLKVIAPGRVYRCDSDITHTPMFHQVEGFLVDTHVSFADLKGVVYEFLRAFFEKDIQVRFRPSYFPFTEPSAEVDIECVMCDGKGCRVCGHTGWLEVMGCGMIHPEVFKSVGIDAEVFSGFAFGMGVERLTMLRYGINDLRLFFENDLKFLQQFK, from the coding sequence GTGTCGGCTACTCTCCAAGATATTCTGGCGCAAGCACTAAACGAACTTGCAAATGCCCAAGACTTAAATTCCTTAGATCAGGTCCGTGTTCATTATCTGGGTAAAAAGGGACTTTTTACTTCACAGATGAAAGAACTGGGCCGGCTTGATCCTGACCAGCGTCGAGAAGCCGGTCAAGTCATTAATGATGCTAAAAATAAATTCCAGGACAGTCTGGATTCAAGGAAATTTGAGCTTCAAAATGCCGCTTTAGAACAGCGTTTGGCGAGTGAAAGCATTGATGTGACATTGCCGGGCCGTGGTCTTCATGTGGGTGGCTTGCATCCCGTAACCGTGACACTCAGGCGGATATCCAGGATCTTTTCCAGCGTGGGATTCAAAGTTGTCGAAGGACCGGAAATTGAAGACGATTATCACAATTTTGGCGCATTGAATATTCCGGATCATCATCCTGCGCGTGCGATGCACGATACATTTTATTTTGATGCGCACACCGTACTCAGAACGCATACGTCTCCTGTACAAATCCGCGCCATGGAAGCTGAGAAGCCGCCATTGAAAGTGATTGCTCCGGGGCGCGTTTATCGTTGCGATTCCGATATTACCCACACTCCTATGTTTCATCAGGTTGAAGGCTTTCTGGTCGATACTCATGTGAGTTTTGCCGATCTGAAAGGTGTGGTCTATGAATTTTTACGTGCGTTCTTTGAGAAGGATATTCAAGTCCGTTTCAGGCCCTCCTATTTTCCCTTTACCGAACCCTCTGCGGAAGTCGATATCGAGTGTGTCATGTGCGACGGAAAGGGCTGTCGGGTCTGCGGACATACGGGTTGGCTGGAAGTCATGGGTTGCGGCATGATTCACCCTGAAGTATTTAAGTCAGTCGGAATTGATGCCGAGGTTTTTTCCGGTTTTGCTTTCGGAATGGGTGTTGAGAGACTGACGATGCTGCGTTATGGAATCAATGATTTAAGACTGTTTTTTGAAAACGATCTTAAATTTTTGCAGCAATTCAAATAG
- the rpmI gene encoding 50S ribosomal protein L35: protein MPKIKTNRGAAKRFKRTGGGGFKCKQSHRRHILTKKSTKRKRQLRKAASLHPSDVRMAARMMPYS from the coding sequence ATGCCAAAAATAAAAACTAACCGTGGAGCAGCCAAGCGTTTTAAACGTACTGGCGGTGGCGGTTTTAAGTGCAAGCAGTCACATCGCCGTCATATTTTGACCAAAAAATCCACTAAAAGAAAAAGACAGTTGCGCAAGGCAGCTTCTCTGCATCCGTCTGACGTGCGCATGGCTGCACGCATGATGCCGTATAGTTAA
- the rplT gene encoding 50S ribosomal protein L20, with amino-acid sequence MARVKRGVTARARHKKILKLAKGYYGARSRVYRVAKQAVIKAGQYAYRDRKQKKRQFRALWIVRINAAARLCGMSYSRFINGLNKANVAVDRKVLADIAVRDMDAFAELAKIAQANCSKP; translated from the coding sequence GTGGCAAGAGTTAAACGTGGCGTAACCGCCAGAGCAAGACATAAAAAAATATTAAAGCTGGCAAAAGGCTATTACGGTGCAAGAAGCCGTGTATACCGAGTTGCCAAACAAGCGGTAATTAAAGCCGGTCAATATGCTTATCGTGACCGCAAACAGAAAAAACGCCAGTTCAGAGCTTTATGGATTGTGCGTATCAATGCTGCTGCCCGCTTATGCGGAATGTCATATAGCCGCTTTATCAATGGCCTGAACAAAGCGAATGTCGCTGTTGACCGTAAAGTTTTGGCTGATATTGCTGTGCGTGACATGGATGCATTTGCCGAATTGGCAAAAATTGCGCAAGCCAATTGCAGTAAGCCTTAA